From Vitis vinifera cultivar Pinot Noir 40024 chromosome 5, ASM3070453v1, the proteins below share one genomic window:
- the LOC100261285 gene encoding enoyl-CoA delta isomerase 2, peroxisomal has product MCTLEQRGNLFFLTLTGDNEHRLGPSLFDSIRSALAQVKSQATPGSALITTAQGKFFSNGLDLAWAQAAGSSSFRDRLSHLLDCFKPIVADLLSLPMPTIAAVSGHAAAAGFMLAISHDYVLMKNDRSVLYMSELDIGLTFPDYFMAMMKSKISDPAARRDVMLRAKKVKAEEAVRMGIVDSAHDSAESTVEAAVRLAEQLSGRKWNGEVYAEIRKAMHPEVCGLLGLSHRAVVAPRL; this is encoded by the coding sequence ATGTGCACCTTAGAGCAGCGGGGCAATCTCTTCTTCCTAACCCTAACCGGCGACAATGAACACCGATTAGGCCCCTCGCTCTTCGACTCCATCAGATCCGCTCTTGCTCAGGTTAAATCCCAAGCCACTCCTGGCTCTGCTCTCATCACCACCGCCCAGGGAAAATTCTTCTCCAACGGCTTGGACCTCGCCTGGGCCCAAGCCGCCGGATCCTCCAGTTTCCGAGACCGTCTCAGCCACTTGCTCGACTGCTTCAAGCCGATCGTCGCTGATTTACTCTCACTCCCGATGCCCACAATAGCCGCCGTCTCCGGTCACGCCGCCGCCGCCGGATTTATGCTCGCTATCAGCCACGACTACGTTCTCATGAAGAACGACAGAAGCGTGCTGTATATGAGCGAGCTGGACATTGGCCTGACCTTCCCCGACTACTTCATGGCGATGATGAAGTCCAAGATCAGCGATCCGGCTGCAAGACGCGATGTGATGTTGAGAGCAAAAAAGGTGAAAGCGGAGGAGGCAGTGAGGATGGGGATTGTGGATTCGGCGCACGATAGCGCGGAGAGCACGGTGGAGGCTGCGGTGCGCCTGGCGGAGCAGTTGAGCGGTCGTAAATGGAACGGCGAGGTGTATGCTGAGATCAGAAAAGCGATGCATCCCGAAGTATGCGGACTGCTGGGATTGTCTCATAGGGCCGTTGTGGCGCCACGGCTTTGA